In a single window of the Hirundo rustica isolate bHirRus1 chromosome 7, bHirRus1.pri.v3, whole genome shotgun sequence genome:
- the NDUFB3 gene encoding NADH dehydrogenase [ubiquinone] 1 beta subcomplex subunit 3, which yields MGHGSDHGHGHGHDKVELPDYRQWKVEGTPLEEVQRRLAKRGLRDPWARNEVWRYQGGFARSITVTEIFTRGFKWGAAAFVIALGIEYALFPPKKNGGHH from the exons ATGGGACATGGAAGTGACCACGGCCATGGGCATGGCCATGACAAAGTGGAACTCCCCGACTACAGGCAGTGGAAGGTGGAGGGAACTCCCCTCGAGGAGGTGCAGAGAAGGCTGGCTAAACGGGGTCTGAGGGATCCATGGGCTCG tAATGAAGTCTGGAGATATCAGGGTGGCTTTGCAAGATCCATCACCGTGACAGAAATCTTCACCAGGGGATTCaagtggggagctgcagcttttgTCATAGCTCTGGGCATTGAATATGCACTCTTTCCTCCAAAGAAGAATGGAGGCCACCACTGA